A single region of the Lotus japonicus ecotype B-129 chromosome 4, LjGifu_v1.2 genome encodes:
- the LOC130712055 gene encoding probable 3-hydroxyisobutyrate dehydrogenase-like 1, mitochondrial: protein MPLPLLHLRSLHRRIRPSHALTLSVSRYFMAAAEPISPSNTRYFMAAAEPISPSNTRVGWIGTGVMGQSMCSHLIRAGFSLTVFNRTLSKAQPLLDLGAHLADSPHAVAATSDVVFTIVSYPSDVRSVLLDPTTGALVGLRPGGILVDMTTSDPSLAVEIAAAASSKNCHSIDAPVSGGDRGAKNGTLAIFAGGEESTVKNLEPLFSPMGKVNYMGGSGKGQFAKLANQITIASTMVGLVEGMVYAQKAGLDVELYLDAISTGAAGSKSLDLYGKRILKRDFEAGFYVNHFVKDLGICLKECQKMGIALPGLALAQQLYVSLQAHGEGNLGTQALVLVLERLNNVSLTQSSSAT from the coding sequence ATGCCACTCCCACTCCTACATCTCCGTTCACTCCACCGTCGCATTCGCCCCTCCCACGCCCTCACTCTCTCCGTCTCCCGCTACTTCATGGCTGCCGCCGAGCCCATAAGCCCATCCAACACCCGCTACTTCATGGCTGCCGCCGAGCCCATAAGCCCATCCAACACCCGCGTGGGCTGGATCGGCACTGGCGTCATGGGCCAGTCCATGTGCTCCCACCTCATCCGGGCCGGCTTCTCCCTCACCGTCTTCAACCGCACCCTCTCCAAGGCCCAACCCCTCCTCGACCTCGGGGCCCACCTCGCCGACTCCCCACACGCCGTCGCCGCCACCTCCGACGTCGTCTTCACCATCGTCAGCTATCCCTCCGACGTCCGCTCCGTCCTCCTCGACCCCACCACCGGCGCCCTCGTCGGCCTCCGCCCCGGTGGCATCCTCGTCGACATGACAACCTCGGACCCCTCCCTCGCCGTCGAAATCGCCGCCGCCGCCTCCTCCAAAAACTGCCACTCCATCGACGCCCCTGTATCCGGCGGCGACCGCGGCGCCAAGAACGGAACCCTAGCGATCTTCGCCGGAGGCGAAGAATCCACTGTAAAAAACCTCGAACCCCTGTTCTCTCCGATGGGGAAGGTGAACTACATGGGTGGAAGCGGGAAGGGGCAGTTCGCGAAACTCGCGAACCAGATAACGATCGCGTCGACGATGGTGGGGTTGGTGGAAGGGATGGTGTACGCGCAGAAAGCAGGGCTGGATGTGGAGCTTTACCTGGACGCGATTTCCACCGGCGCGGCGGGTTCGAAGTCGCTTGATTTGTACGGGAAGAGGATTCTGAAGAGGGATTTTGAAGCAGGGTTCTATGTGAATCACTTTGTGAAGGATTTGGGGATTTGTTTGAAGGAGTGTCAGAAGATGGGTATTGCTTTGCCTGGTTTGGCACTTGCTCAGCAGCTTTATGTGTCACTTCAGGCTCATGGTGAAGGTAACTTGGGTACTCAGGCTCTTGTTTTGGTTCTGGAGCGACTCAACAATGTTTCTCTAACACAATCTTCCTCTGCAACATGA
- the LOC130711763 gene encoding hexokinase-1-like — MGKVAVGAAVVCAAAVCAAAALVLRHRMISSRKWARAVAILKEFEENCGTPISKLRQVGDAMDIEMHAGLASEGGSNLSMLISYVDNLPTGDEEGLYYALDLGGTNFRVIRVHLGGKEKGVIGQESDEVSIPPHLMTGSSEGLFDFIAAALAKFVDSEPEGFHPAQGRQRELGFTFSFPVKQTSIASGNLIRWTKGFHIEDTVGADVVGELTKSLEKIGLDMRVAALVNDTIGTLAGGRFYNKDVIAAVILGTGTNAAYVERAHAIPKWHGPLPKSGDMVINMEWGNFRSSYLPLTEYDHALDVESLNPGEQIFEKIISGMYLGEIVRRVLLKLAEEADFFGDAIPPKLKVSFILRTPDMSAMHHDTTPDLKVVGNKLKDILEISNTSLKMRKIVVELCDIVASRGARLAAGAILGILKKLGRDTIKVDEKQKSVIALDGGLFEHYTKFRTCLESALKELLGGEVAETIVIEHANDGSGIGAALLAASHSQYLEVEES, encoded by the exons ATGGGGAAGGTGGCGGTCGGAGCTGCGGTTGTATGCGCCGCCGCCGTCTGTGCCGCGGCGGCGCTGGTGCTACGCCACCGCATGATAAGTTCCAGGAAGTGGGCCCGTGCCGTGGCTATACTGAAGGAGTTTGAGGAGAACTGTGGGACCCCAATTTCGAAGCTGAGACAGGTGGGTGATGCCATGGATATTGAGATGCATGCGGGTCTTGCATCTGAAGGTGGAAGCAATCTCAGTATGTTGATAAGCTATGTCGATAATCTCCCAACTGG GGATGAGGAAGGACTCTATTATGCACTGGATCTTGGTGGCACAAACTTCCGTGTCATTCGTGTACATCTAGGTGGGAAAGAGAAAGGTGTTATTGGCCAAGAGTCTGACGAAGTTTCAATTCCTCCTCATTTGATGACCGGTTCTTCAGAG GGACTATTTGATTTTATAGCAGCAGCTCTTGCAAAGTTTGTTGATTCAGAACCTGAAGGTTTTCATCCAGCCCAAGGAAGACAAAGAGAACTGGGTTTTACGTTCTCATTCCCAGTGAAGCAAACATCAATTGCATCTGGGAATCTAATAAGGTGGACTAAGGGTTTCCATATTGAAGATACA GTAGGTGCAGATGTGGTGGGAGAACTAACCAAGTCCTTGGAAAAAATTGGTTTGGATATGCGGGTTGCTGCTCTA GTTAATGATACAATTGGAACATTAGCTGGAGGCAGATTTTACAATAAAGATGTCATTGCTGCTGTGATTCTTGGTACTGGGACAAATGCAGCATACGTAGAACGTGCACATGCTATTCCAAAATGGCATGGCCCTCTACCAAAATCAGGAGATATG GTTATAAATATGGAGTGGGGTAATTTCCGATCCTCATATCTTCCTCTAACAGAATATGATCACGCTCTAGATGTCGAGAGCTTAAACCCTGGAGAGCAG ATTTTCGAAAAAATTATTTCTGGCATGTATTTAGGAGAAATTGTAAGGAGAGTTTTATTGAAGCTGGCTGAAGAAGCTGACTTTTTTGGAGACGCTATTCCACCCAAgttgaaagtttctttcatACTTAG GACACCTGATATGTCTGCCATGCACCATGACACCACCCCTGACCTAAAAGTGGTCGGAAACAAATTGAAGGATATATTGGAG ATCTCTAATACATCCCTAAAAATGAGGAAGATTGTTGTGGAACTTTGCGACATCGTAGCTAGCCGCGGGGCTCGCCTTGCTGCTGGTGCTATTTTGGGAATCCTTAAGAAACTAGGAAGAGACACAATTAAGGTTGACGAGAAGCAAAAATCAGTAATAGCATTGGATGGAGGATTGTTTGAGCACTACACAAAATTCAGAACTTGTTTAGAGAGTGCACTAAAGGAGTTGCTAGGAGGTGAGGTAGCTGAGACCATTGTCATTGAGCATGCTAATGATGGCTCTGGCATCGGAGCAGCCCTCTTAGCAGCTTCTCACTCACAGTATTTGGAAGTGGAGGAGTCGTGA
- the LOC130713135 gene encoding uncharacterized protein LOC130713135, with the protein MLRSSSATSMYTNISKAQAFPLAAKISSQPRCFTSLPTLKFQSLPFVTNPRYKFGTLEVGRVANPHGVMLRIARRYCSSRRFSMPASAEKQLPWLAANEGKRVEKGRRTRVSSSIQEDSAKKVSSSSKSSWEQSIEMLENSTVPESKQRAPAASVSMKGRERRNVVVEKVREQRNDYGRRYGKFDDNVEGGRRYGKFDDNDKGDRRYGKFDDSDEGGRRYGKFDDNDEGGGDDEMEEPVDNPRWDNIKNRFNGMRGRVGGERPEFRRWDRQENWGRKTWKEASESTVPRIVGEGIYGVGPVLAALSAGRREFYALYVQEGLDLSSNNRKKKDKKGFEKVMKIAEKFGLSIKEVSKHDLNMVVDNRPHQGLVLDASPLEMVKIMELDPVSAGEGEGSLWVALDEVTDPQNLGAIIRSAYFFGVSGIVLCAKNSAPLSGVVSKASAGSLELMELRYCKNMMQFLVASAENGWRVLGGSVSSKAVSLDEVTPGPPTILVLGSEGTGLRPLVERSCTQLVTIPGSIPFDSSTSELDGESTALNCESSGKEFLSFLAVESLNVSVAAGVLLHHLIGKKSVDLSQGEHRHTDGSECD; encoded by the coding sequence ATGCTTCGTAGTTCATCTGCTACCTCAATGTATACCAATATCTCCAAAGCCCAAGCTTTTCCTCTCGCAGCTAAAATCTCTTCGCAACCCAGATGCTTCACTTCACTCCCCACCTTAAAGTTCCAATCTTTACCATTTGTAACGAACCCCAGATATAAATTTGGAACCTTGGAAGTGGGAAGAGTAGCAAATCCACATGGGGTGATGCTACGAATTGCTAGGAGATATTGTAGTTCGAGAAGATTCTCTATGCCGGCTAGTGCTGAAAAGCAGCTTCCTTGGTTAGCAGCTAATGAAGGTAAAAGGGTGGAGAAAGGAAGGAGAACCAGGGTCAGTAGCTCTATTCAGGAGGATTCAGCAAAGAAAGTTAGTAGTAGTAGTAAGTCCTCTTGGGAGCAATCTATTGAAATGTTGGAGAATTCAACGGTTCCGGAATCGAAGCAGCGAGCACCTGCAGCATCGGTTTCTATGAAGGGTAGGGAAAGGAGGAATGTAGTGGTTGAGAAGGTGAGAGAGCAAAGAAATGATTATGGTAGAAGATATGGGAAGTTTGATGATAATGTTGAAGGAGGTAGAAGATATGGGAAGTTTGATGATAATGATAAAGGAGATAGAAGATATGGGAAGTTTGATGATAGTGATGAAGGAGGTAGAAGATATGGGAAGTTTGATGATAATGATGAAGGAGGAGGTGATGATGAAATGGAGGAGCCTGTGGACAATCCAAGGTGGGATAACATAAAGAATAGGTTCAATGGGATGAGGGGAAGGGTTGGAGGAGAAAGACCTGAGTTTCGAAGATGGGACCGGCAGGAAAATTGGGGTAGAAAGACATGGAAGGAGGCATCAGAATCCACTGTGCCTAGGATTGTTGGTGAGGGAATCTATGGGGTTGGTCCAGTTTTGGCTGCACTATCAGCTGGAAGAAGGGAGTTCTATGCATTGTATGTGCAAGAAGGATTGGACTTGAGTAGCAACAATAGgaagaagaaggacaagaaaggGTTTGAGAAAGTTATGAAGATTGCTGAAAAGTTTGGTTTAAGTATAAAAGAAGTATCTAAGCATGATCTGAATATGGTGGTTGATAATCGTCCGCATCAGGGTTTGGTTTTGGATGCCTCGCCGCTAGAGATGGTGAAAATAATGGAACTTGACCCTGTTTCTGCGGGAGAAGGGGAGGGTTCCCTTTGGGTAGCCTTGGATGAGGTTACTGATCCTCAGAATTTAGGGGCAATAATTAGGTCTGCTTACTTTTTTGGAGTTTCTGGGATAGTTTTATGTGCAAAGAATTCAGCTCCATTGAGTGGTGTTGTGAGCAAAGCAAGTGCAGGCTCGCTTGAATTAATGGAACTCAGATATTGCAAGAACATGATGCAATTCCTAGTGGCTTCAGCTGAAAATGGTTGGCGTGTTCTTGGGGGCTCAGTCTCTTCCAAAGCTGTTTCTTTGGACGAGGTTACTCCTGGTCCACCGACTATTCTTGTTTTGGGCAGTGAGGGCACTGGTTTGAGGCCTTTGGTGGAGAGGTCATGTACTCAACTGGTTACAATTCCTGGGAGTATTCCTTTTGACTCGAGTACTAGTGAATTGGATGGTGAAAGTACTGCTTTGAATTGTGAGAGCTCTGGTAAAGAGTTCCTCTCATTTTTGGCCGTGGAAAGCTTAAATGTTAGTGTTGCAGCTGGTGTGCTTCTTCATCACTTAATTGGGAAAAAGTCGGTAGATTTATCGCAAGGTGAGCACAGACACACGGATGGGTCTGAGTGTGACTAA